A single window of Methylacidimicrobium sp. AP8 DNA harbors:
- the pqqD gene encoding pyrroloquinoline quinone biosynthesis peptide chaperone PqqD yields the protein MDLNRATPRLASKASLRWDAVRKKPILLYPEGVLILNRTAEAILSLCDGRRAVPAIVSELASRFGADPVAVQADVWQFLEELRDRGLLLFAAPQEGQT from the coding sequence ATGGACCTTAACCGCGCCACCCCCCGTCTGGCTTCCAAGGCTTCCCTGCGTTGGGATGCGGTACGGAAGAAGCCGATCCTTCTCTATCCGGAAGGAGTGCTCATCCTGAACCGGACGGCGGAAGCGATCCTTTCCCTTTGCGACGGCCGGCGGGCCGTTCCGGCGATCGTCTCGGAGCTCGCGAGCCGCTTCGGGGCGGACCCGGTTGCCGTCCAAGCCGACGTGTGGCAGTTTTTAGAAGAGCTTCGCGACCGAGGACTTCTCCTTTTCGCAGCGCCGCAGGAAGGGCAAACGTAA
- the pqqC gene encoding pyrroloquinoline-quinone synthase PqqC, translated as MSMPFSFLPDTEPPLSPPDFEARLRAIGRSSYHDRHPFHVLMNEGKCSREQIRGWVANRFYYQAQIPIKDAIILSLCPDRELRREWIRRIHDHDGTGEDPGGIERWLMLGEAVGLSREELLEQKHLLPGVRFAVDAYVNFCRSHSWIEAMASSLTELFAPSIHQTRIDAFPKFYPWIREEGLRYFRKRLTQAPKDVSFTLRLVVDRCRTRAAQEAALAALRFKCELLWSMLDAMYMAYVLRIQMPAPDGP; from the coding sequence ATGAGCATGCCCTTTTCTTTCCTGCCGGACACCGAGCCGCCGCTCTCCCCGCCCGACTTCGAGGCGCGGCTGCGCGCGATCGGCCGGAGCAGCTACCATGACAGGCACCCCTTCCACGTCCTCATGAATGAAGGGAAGTGCAGCCGGGAGCAGATCCGCGGCTGGGTGGCCAACCGTTTCTATTACCAAGCCCAGATTCCGATCAAGGACGCCATCATCCTCTCCCTCTGCCCCGACCGGGAGCTGCGCCGGGAATGGATCCGCCGGATCCATGACCATGACGGGACCGGAGAGGATCCCGGCGGGATCGAACGGTGGCTCATGCTCGGGGAAGCGGTCGGCCTTTCCCGGGAAGAGCTCCTCGAGCAGAAACATCTGCTCCCCGGGGTCCGCTTCGCAGTCGACGCCTACGTGAACTTCTGCCGCAGCCACAGCTGGATCGAGGCGATGGCTTCTTCCCTCACCGAGCTCTTCGCCCCGTCGATCCACCAGACCCGGATCGATGCCTTCCCTAAGTTCTACCCTTGGATCCGGGAAGAGGGCCTCCGGTATTTCCGGAAGCGGCTCACCCAAGCTCCGAAGGACGTGAGCTTCACCCTCCGGCTAGTGGTCGATCGCTGCCGGACCCGGGCGGCCCAGGAAGCGGCTCTGGCCGCTCTCCGCTTCAAGTGCGAGCTGCTCTGGTCGATGCTCGACGCCATGTACATGGCCTATGTCCTCCGCATCCAGATGCCCGCCCCGGATGGACCTTAA
- a CDS encoding pyrroloquinoline quinone biosynthesis protein PqqB yields MFSGRGRSVRVALFPVFCSLLSLGCGDALSMRLLVLGSGAGGGVPQWNCLCPQCRRAREERDLPAAQKRFRRTQASIAVSEPGERWTLINASPDLCSQFAQAAELAPPEGALRGSPLAGVALTDGQLDHTTGLLFLREGTEIRIACTDPVWKSLNSTFPIVSVLRHFLPVERSAYPAEFGGVRIEALSLPGAPAPYEAPSEEPGQVVALRLLGTKSGRRVAYAPGLPEISDAFLAFVSGCDALFVDGTFWSEEELAPMSEERRRSIRRSHLPVSGPEGSLARLAKLPVAKKFYIHINNTNPMLDPDSPQAKEVREAGVQIAYDGMLLSFYPTDS; encoded by the coding sequence ATGTTTTCGGGAAGAGGGCGATCCGTCCGGGTCGCCCTCTTCCCGGTTTTCTGCTCTCTCCTTTCTCTTGGCTGCGGAGATGCGCTCTCGATGCGCTTGCTCGTTCTTGGCTCCGGAGCGGGCGGCGGAGTTCCGCAGTGGAACTGCCTCTGCCCCCAGTGCCGCCGTGCCCGGGAGGAACGCGACCTTCCCGCGGCGCAAAAGCGTTTTCGGCGCACGCAGGCTTCGATCGCGGTCTCGGAGCCCGGAGAGCGCTGGACCCTTATCAACGCCTCACCCGATCTCTGCTCTCAGTTTGCGCAAGCAGCGGAGCTCGCCCCTCCCGAGGGGGCGCTCCGCGGTTCCCCGCTTGCCGGTGTCGCGCTGACCGACGGACAGCTCGATCACACGACCGGGCTTCTCTTCCTGCGCGAGGGAACGGAGATCCGGATCGCCTGCACCGATCCCGTCTGGAAGAGCCTCAACTCGACCTTCCCGATCGTATCCGTCCTCCGCCATTTCCTCCCTGTCGAGCGTTCCGCGTATCCTGCCGAATTCGGCGGCGTTCGGATCGAAGCTCTCTCCCTCCCCGGCGCCCCGGCACCTTATGAGGCTCCCTCGGAAGAGCCCGGGCAGGTCGTCGCCCTCCGCCTCCTCGGCACGAAGAGCGGGCGGCGTGTTGCCTACGCGCCGGGCCTTCCGGAAATTTCCGACGCCTTCCTCGCCTTCGTCTCGGGCTGCGACGCGCTTTTCGTCGACGGAACTTTCTGGTCGGAGGAGGAGCTCGCGCCGATGAGCGAGGAGCGCCGCCGGTCGATCCGGCGAAGCCACCTGCCCGTTTCCGGCCCGGAAGGCTCGCTTGCCCGGCTCGCGAAGCTGCCTGTCGCAAAGAAGTTCTACATTCACATCAACAACACCAACCCCATGCTTGACCCGGACTCCCCCCAGGCAAAAGAGGTGAGAGAAGCGGGTGTGCAAATTGCCTATGACGGTATGCTTCTCTCCTTCTATCCTACGGACTCATGA
- the pqqA gene encoding pyrroloquinoline quinone precursor peptide PqqA: MNWVKPEFEDISLCMEVTAYVNVAGK, translated from the coding sequence ATGAATTGGGTAAAGCCGGAATTTGAAGACATCAGCCTTTGCATGGAGGTCACCGCCTACGTTAACGTAGCGGGCAAGTAA
- a CDS encoding formate dehydrogenase subunit gamma, whose translation MENGKAERKNELESILEKFARQANGLIPAFHAIQERFGYVPKECLPEVAQAFNLSQADVYGVLTFYHDFRREPAGRHIVSVCRAEACQANGSGKLIEELRGRLRIDFGETTPDNEVTLLPTYCFGNCACGPSIAIDGKLYGRMTAQRVERILRGMGALE comes from the coding sequence ATGGAGAACGGGAAGGCCGAGAGAAAAAACGAGCTGGAGAGCATCTTGGAGAAGTTTGCTCGTCAGGCGAACGGATTGATCCCCGCCTTTCATGCGATTCAGGAGCGTTTCGGCTACGTCCCCAAGGAATGTCTCCCCGAGGTGGCGCAGGCCTTCAACCTCTCCCAAGCCGACGTCTACGGCGTGCTCACCTTCTACCACGACTTCCGGCGCGAGCCGGCGGGACGGCACATCGTTTCCGTCTGCCGAGCCGAGGCGTGCCAGGCGAACGGATCGGGGAAGCTGATCGAAGAGCTGCGGGGGAGGTTACGGATCGATTTCGGCGAGACCACTCCGGATAACGAGGTCACTCTTCTGCCGACCTACTGCTTCGGGAATTGTGCCTGCGGGCCTTCGATTGCGATCGACGGCAAGCTCTACGGCCGGATGACCGCCCAAAGGGTGGAACGGATTCTCCGGGGAATGGGGGCGCTCGAATGA
- a CDS encoding NADH-quinone oxidoreductase subunit NuoF: MKVYVPRDYSACALGADEVARAIEREAAARGLSIELIRNGSRGLYWLEPLVEVERNGQRIGYGPIGEEQVESLFAAGFLEGGEHPARVGDPEEIPYLRRQKRLVFRRVGKNDPLSLDAYRKDGGLAGLARALTLSPGQIVEEVTKSGLRGRGGAGFPTGIKWKTTLQAEADQKYIVCNADEGDSGTFSDRMVIEGDPFLLIEGMVIAGLAVGATEGYVYLRSEYPLARRIFEQALEKAEAGGLLGKDILGSGKSFHLHLYIGAGAYVCGEETALLESLEGKRGMVRPRPPLPAVRGLWQKPTVVNNVITLASVPAILAEGAEAYAQLGVGRSKGTLPVQLSGNLKRPGLVEVPFGVTLEELLFEYGGGTASGRPLKTIQIGGPLGPYLPPSLFSVTLDYEELAKVRGIVGHGGIVAFDDTVNLGRMARYAMEYCAGESCGKCTPCRIGSTRGMELMDRILSGKKEPGAAELLVDLCDVMVNASLCGLGGMTPFPVLSALRFFPEDFGYTKEEVEPLLQRM, from the coding sequence ATGAAGGTCTACGTTCCTCGGGACTATTCGGCATGCGCTCTGGGGGCGGACGAGGTGGCCCGCGCCATCGAGCGCGAAGCGGCCGCGAGGGGGCTCTCCATCGAGCTGATCCGGAACGGATCGCGCGGCCTCTATTGGCTCGAGCCGCTGGTCGAGGTGGAGCGGAACGGGCAGCGCATCGGCTATGGACCCATCGGCGAAGAGCAGGTCGAAAGCCTCTTTGCCGCGGGGTTCTTAGAAGGCGGGGAGCATCCCGCGCGCGTGGGCGATCCGGAAGAAATCCCCTACTTGCGCCGGCAGAAGCGGCTGGTCTTCCGCCGCGTCGGGAAAAACGACCCGCTTTCGCTGGACGCCTACCGGAAAGACGGCGGGCTTGCCGGCTTGGCGCGGGCGCTCACGCTCTCCCCCGGGCAGATCGTGGAGGAAGTGACCAAGTCGGGATTGCGCGGGCGCGGAGGAGCCGGTTTTCCCACGGGAATCAAGTGGAAGACGACGCTCCAGGCGGAAGCCGATCAGAAGTATATCGTTTGCAACGCTGACGAGGGAGACTCCGGCACCTTTTCCGACCGGATGGTGATCGAGGGGGATCCCTTCCTCCTGATCGAGGGGATGGTCATCGCGGGCCTCGCGGTCGGAGCGACCGAAGGCTACGTCTATCTCCGCTCCGAATATCCTCTGGCGCGCCGGATTTTCGAGCAGGCGCTCGAGAAGGCGGAGGCCGGCGGCCTGCTGGGGAAAGATATCCTAGGAAGCGGCAAGTCTTTTCACCTCCACCTTTATATCGGGGCGGGAGCCTATGTCTGCGGCGAGGAGACCGCGCTCCTCGAAAGCCTCGAAGGGAAGCGGGGTATGGTTCGCCCGCGCCCGCCGCTGCCCGCCGTTCGCGGCCTGTGGCAAAAGCCCACCGTGGTCAACAACGTGATCACGCTCGCCTCGGTGCCGGCCATCCTGGCCGAGGGGGCGGAGGCGTACGCGCAGCTCGGGGTGGGGCGGTCGAAGGGCACCCTGCCGGTGCAGCTCTCGGGAAATCTCAAGAGGCCCGGCCTTGTCGAGGTGCCTTTCGGGGTCACCCTGGAGGAGCTGCTCTTCGAGTACGGCGGGGGGACCGCGAGCGGGCGGCCGCTCAAGACGATCCAGATCGGGGGTCCCTTGGGACCGTATCTGCCGCCTTCGCTCTTTTCGGTGACCCTCGATTACGAGGAGCTGGCGAAGGTCCGAGGAATCGTCGGTCATGGGGGGATCGTGGCTTTCGACGACACGGTGAACCTCGGGCGGATGGCGCGCTACGCGATGGAGTACTGCGCCGGGGAATCCTGCGGAAAGTGCACGCCCTGCCGGATCGGCTCGACGCGCGGCATGGAGCTCATGGACCGGATCCTCTCGGGGAAGAAGGAGCCGGGAGCCGCCGAGCTCCTTGTCGATCTTTGCGACGTGATGGTCAACGCGTCGCTCTGCGGGCTGGGGGGGATGACGCCCTTCCCCGTGCTGAGCGCCCTGAGATTTTTCCCGGAGGATTTCGGCTATACGAAAGAGGAAGTGGAACCGTTGCTGCAACGGATGTAA
- the fdhF gene encoding formate dehydrogenase subunit alpha — MLMQRHVDLGTPSRGCECGGHGPHHGLNGHCGEPRVEGRQVTVSIDGKEITVPEGTSVLRAAGLAGVGIPKLCATDSLEPFGSCRLCLVEIEGKRGFPASCTTTVEPGMKVRTYSERLAKLRRGVMELYISDHPLDCLTCPADGDCELQDMAGDVGLREVRYGYAGKNHLQAEKDTSNPYFTFDPAKCIVCSRCVRACDEIQGTFALTVEGRGFDSVIMPGPTGEFLSSECVSCGACVYACPTSALMEKAVIELGLPSESTDTTCAYCGVGCSFHAETKGTTVVRMTPNKESLSNHGHSCVKGRFAWSYASSKDRVTKPMIRKRIEDPWQVVSWPEAIQYVASEFLRIRERYGRNSIGAVSSSRCTNEEDYIVQKLVRAVFRNNNIDTCARVCHSPTGYGLKKAFGESAGTNPFDSVDSANLIFVIGANPTDGHPVFGSRMKRRLRAGAKLIVADPRRIDLVRNPHIQADIHLALRPGTNVALLNAMAHAILEEGLENRQYIESRCDPVSYAKWRDFILRPENSPEAMAPVTGVSADAIRAAARLYATIRPAAIYYGLGVTEHSQGSTGVMCLANLAMLTGNVGLDGAGVNPLRGQNNVQGACDMGSFPHELSGYRHISDEAARRRFEEEWGVEIDPEPGFRITNMLSAAAAGEFKALYMHGEDLVQSDPDASHVIEGLRKMELVVLHDLFLNESSKYAHVFLPGCSFLEKDGTFTNAERRIQLVRQVMPPLCGKQEWEVVQEIAQAMGYPMHYRHASEIMDEIARLTPTFHGVSHEKIARLGSIQWPCNDKAPEGTPILHEEEFVRGKGFFALTGYVPTKEKASSRFPLLLTTGRILFHYNVGTQTRRTANATWSREDLLEIHPSDAEERGIRDGDKTELRSRKGSVIMRCRVTDRVAPGTVYATFHFPENRTNVLTTENSDWATNCPEYKVTAVQVTRVFEPTPAKERENGKTLKRREAVPAAGE, encoded by the coding sequence ATGCTGATGCAGAGACACGTCGATTTGGGAACGCCGAGCCGCGGCTGCGAATGCGGCGGGCACGGCCCCCACCACGGCCTCAACGGCCATTGCGGGGAACCGCGCGTGGAGGGGCGGCAAGTGACGGTGTCGATCGATGGGAAGGAGATCACCGTTCCTGAAGGGACTTCGGTGCTGCGCGCAGCCGGGCTCGCCGGGGTGGGCATTCCGAAGCTCTGCGCGACCGACAGCCTCGAGCCCTTCGGCTCCTGCCGGCTCTGCCTGGTGGAAATCGAAGGGAAGAGGGGCTTTCCCGCTTCTTGCACCACCACCGTCGAGCCGGGAATGAAGGTAAGGACCTATTCGGAGAGGTTGGCGAAGCTGCGGCGGGGGGTCATGGAGCTCTACATCTCCGACCATCCGCTCGATTGCCTCACCTGCCCGGCGGACGGGGATTGCGAGCTCCAGGACATGGCCGGAGACGTGGGCTTGCGCGAAGTCCGCTACGGATATGCCGGGAAGAACCATCTTCAGGCCGAAAAGGACACGAGCAACCCGTATTTTACTTTCGATCCCGCCAAGTGCATCGTCTGTTCCCGATGCGTGCGCGCTTGCGATGAGATTCAGGGGACCTTCGCCCTGACCGTCGAGGGCCGCGGGTTCGATTCGGTGATCATGCCCGGCCCCACGGGCGAGTTCCTGAGCTCGGAGTGCGTCTCTTGCGGGGCCTGCGTCTACGCCTGCCCGACCTCGGCGTTGATGGAAAAGGCGGTGATCGAACTGGGCCTGCCGAGCGAGTCGACCGACACCACCTGTGCCTACTGCGGCGTCGGCTGCTCTTTCCATGCGGAAACCAAAGGGACGACCGTCGTGCGGATGACGCCGAATAAGGAGAGCCTTTCCAACCACGGCCACTCCTGCGTGAAGGGGCGCTTCGCCTGGTCGTACGCCTCCTCCAAGGACCGAGTGACCAAGCCGATGATCCGGAAGCGGATCGAAGATCCCTGGCAAGTGGTGAGCTGGCCCGAGGCGATCCAGTACGTGGCATCCGAGTTCCTCCGCATTCGCGAGCGGTACGGGCGGAATTCGATCGGAGCCGTAAGCTCCTCCCGTTGCACCAACGAGGAGGACTATATCGTCCAGAAGCTGGTTCGGGCGGTCTTCCGCAACAACAACATCGATACCTGTGCCCGGGTCTGCCATTCTCCGACCGGCTACGGTCTCAAAAAGGCCTTCGGGGAATCGGCCGGGACCAATCCGTTCGACTCTGTCGATTCCGCAAACCTCATCTTCGTCATCGGAGCGAATCCGACCGACGGCCATCCGGTGTTCGGCTCCCGCATGAAGCGGAGGTTGCGGGCGGGGGCGAAGCTGATCGTCGCCGATCCGCGCCGCATCGACCTCGTGCGCAACCCCCACATCCAGGCGGATATCCATCTGGCGCTTCGGCCGGGCACCAATGTCGCCCTGCTCAATGCGATGGCGCATGCGATTCTCGAGGAGGGTCTGGAGAACCGGCAGTACATCGAGAGCCGCTGCGATCCGGTCTCCTATGCGAAGTGGCGGGACTTCATTCTGCGGCCGGAGAACTCACCCGAGGCGATGGCCCCGGTCACCGGGGTTTCCGCCGACGCCATCCGCGCCGCAGCGCGCCTCTACGCGACGATCCGTCCGGCGGCGATCTACTACGGCCTGGGTGTGACCGAGCATTCCCAAGGATCGACCGGTGTCATGTGCTTGGCCAATCTTGCGATGTTGACCGGAAACGTCGGCTTGGACGGGGCCGGTGTCAATCCGTTGCGCGGCCAAAATAACGTCCAGGGAGCCTGCGACATGGGCTCTTTCCCCCACGAGCTGTCGGGCTACCGGCATATCTCGGATGAAGCGGCCCGAAGACGCTTCGAGGAGGAGTGGGGCGTGGAGATCGATCCGGAGCCGGGCTTCCGGATCACCAACATGCTCAGCGCCGCTGCGGCCGGAGAGTTCAAGGCCCTCTACATGCACGGAGAAGATCTGGTGCAGTCCGATCCGGATGCTTCCCATGTCATCGAAGGGCTGCGGAAGATGGAGCTGGTCGTCCTCCACGATCTCTTTCTCAACGAGAGCTCCAAATACGCCCACGTCTTTCTGCCGGGCTGCTCCTTCCTCGAGAAGGACGGGACTTTCACCAATGCCGAGCGCCGCATCCAGCTGGTCCGCCAGGTTATGCCGCCGCTCTGCGGCAAGCAGGAGTGGGAGGTGGTGCAAGAGATCGCCCAGGCGATGGGCTATCCGATGCACTACCGTCACGCCTCCGAGATCATGGACGAAATCGCGCGATTGACTCCGACCTTCCACGGCGTGAGCCACGAGAAGATCGCGCGGCTCGGCTCGATCCAGTGGCCGTGCAACGACAAAGCTCCCGAAGGCACTCCGATCCTGCACGAGGAGGAGTTCGTCCGGGGGAAAGGGTTCTTCGCCCTGACGGGCTACGTGCCGACGAAGGAGAAGGCTTCCAGCCGCTTCCCGCTGCTCTTGACCACGGGTCGGATCCTCTTTCACTACAACGTCGGAACGCAGACCCGCCGGACGGCGAACGCGACTTGGAGCCGGGAGGACCTGCTCGAGATCCATCCGAGCGATGCGGAGGAACGCGGCATCCGGGACGGGGACAAGACGGAGCTGCGGAGCCGGAAGGGAAGCGTGATCATGCGTTGCCGCGTTACCGATCGGGTGGCACCGGGAACGGTATACGCCACCTTCCATTTTCCGGAAAACCGGACGAACGTGCTGACGACCGAGAACTCCGACTGGGCAACCAACTGCCCCGAATACAAGGTCACGGCGGTGCAGGTGACCCGGGTGTTCGAGCCGACGCCTGCCAAAGAGCGGGAGAACGGGAAAACCCTGAAACGGCGGGAGGCCGTTCCGGCTGCCGGGGAATAG
- a CDS encoding formate dehydrogenase subunit delta, producing MIEDLVRMANQIGEFFSSYPSPDEAADGIADHLRRFWTPSMREKLLHYAERDGKDLSELVRAALGRLRKPVSGGAS from the coding sequence ATGATCGAAGACTTGGTGCGGATGGCGAACCAGATCGGCGAATTCTTCAGCAGCTATCCTTCCCCGGACGAAGCGGCGGACGGAATCGCCGATCATTTGCGGAGGTTTTGGACTCCGTCGATGCGGGAAAAGCTCCTCCACTATGCCGAGCGGGACGGCAAGGATCTATCGGAGCTCGTGCGCGCGGCTCTGGGCCGCCTTCGGAAGCCTGTCTCGGGTGGCGCCTCCTGA
- the mobA gene encoding molybdenum cofactor guanylyltransferase MobA: MAPPEAEVPAADLGEKIAAKAGAVLLCGGQGRRMGGIEKCLLPLLGKPLWVHAAERLRPQVSWIAVSANRESNRYAAAGLPVLPDRRSGTGPLAGVEAAWEALPPDLSLLLAAPGDSPFLPDDLVVRLFLRMNATGARGAFAHDGARGQFLCALFERRCAESLRDFLDRGERRAEEFLRSIGAAAVDFSDRPADFWNVNAPEDWERILQRAAAERKAR; encoded by the coding sequence GTGGCGCCTCCTGAAGCGGAAGTTCCGGCGGCCGATCTCGGGGAAAAGATCGCCGCGAAGGCGGGCGCGGTTCTTCTTTGCGGCGGTCAGGGACGGCGGATGGGCGGCATAGAAAAGTGCCTTCTCCCTCTGCTCGGCAAGCCTCTCTGGGTCCATGCCGCGGAGCGGCTGCGGCCGCAGGTGAGCTGGATCGCCGTCAGCGCCAATCGGGAAAGCAACCGCTATGCGGCCGCGGGGCTGCCGGTTCTTCCCGACCGGCGCTCCGGCACTGGTCCTTTGGCCGGCGTCGAAGCGGCCTGGGAGGCTCTCCCGCCGGACTTGTCGCTTCTTCTAGCCGCTCCGGGAGACTCGCCGTTCCTGCCGGACGACTTGGTCGTGCGGCTCTTCCTCAGAATGAACGCCACGGGCGCAAGGGGCGCCTTCGCGCACGACGGGGCGCGCGGACAGTTTCTCTGCGCGCTCTTCGAGAGGCGGTGCGCGGAATCCCTGCGGGACTTTCTGGACCGGGGAGAGCGGAGAGCCGAAGAGTTTCTACGCTCGATCGGGGCTGCGGCGGTTGATTTTTCCGATCGACCCGCCGATTTTTGGAACGTGAATGCGCCGGAGGATTGGGAGCGAATCCTGCAGAGGGCGGCTGCGGAGCGGAAGGCGCGGTGA
- the glp gene encoding gephyrin-like molybdotransferase Glp, producing the protein MSQGWRPPAIAFVGRSGAGKTTLLCSVLRILRAKGIRVAAIKHAHKGFEIDYPGKDSRRLREAGANPVLLVGPTRLARIEELAPPREPEIAEAIALLGPTPVDLLLIEGFRAEGVPKIELFVPSLGQLFCRNDPDLLAVASEGDGAVLPEGVLSFDRNDAEGIAALILRACGLFPRSDGGCRGSASTPKGAIPLKEARRKLREAMAADRPNAAEEVSLSQSAGRVLARDLVSPFDLPLAPTAAMDGYAVRASELGEEGRAFSVAGTAAAGAPFAGVPPEGSCVRIFTGAVLPEGTDLVIPQEEVVLHGDRVILPAGRRAGENVRARGESFLRGQELLRAGTRIGPGALALLAAAGQDTVPVYPKLRVGLLCTGRELRPVGAPLRHGEIYDSNRAFLSSALAELGVVLVDEGIVDDDSRVLEERLDALAEKADLLVTTGGVSAGESDYVGKLLAERNAVVIRQIAVKPGRPFLFARWRGKPLFGLPGTPAAVFVLYYDLIRPRVRSAMGEREPVERARLPALSRIPKKAGRTEYWAGRLALGTKGEAAFAPVSTVDAAGFLPAAAADLLALLPEESECVEVGEPVEVIFLPK; encoded by the coding sequence GTGAGTCAAGGGTGGAGGCCTCCGGCCATCGCATTCGTCGGACGGAGCGGTGCGGGCAAAACGACCCTTCTCTGCTCGGTTCTGCGGATCCTTAGGGCCAAAGGGATCCGTGTCGCTGCGATCAAGCATGCCCACAAGGGTTTCGAGATCGATTACCCGGGAAAGGACAGCCGGCGCTTGCGAGAGGCGGGCGCAAACCCGGTCCTTCTCGTCGGTCCGACCCGGCTAGCCCGGATCGAAGAGCTGGCCCCGCCGAGGGAACCGGAGATTGCGGAGGCGATCGCGCTCCTCGGCCCCACACCGGTCGACCTGCTCCTCATCGAAGGGTTTCGGGCGGAAGGGGTGCCGAAGATCGAGCTCTTCGTGCCATCTTTAGGTCAGCTTTTTTGTCGCAACGATCCCGATCTTCTCGCCGTGGCCTCCGAAGGGGATGGAGCTGTGCTTCCCGAAGGCGTGCTCTCCTTCGACCGGAACGATGCCGAAGGGATCGCCGCGCTGATTCTCCGGGCGTGCGGCCTGTTCCCGCGCTCCGATGGGGGCTGCAGGGGTTCGGCATCGACTCCGAAAGGCGCGATCCCGCTCAAGGAGGCGCGAAGAAAGCTTCGGGAGGCGATGGCGGCGGATCGGCCGAACGCTGCCGAAGAGGTGAGCCTGTCGCAAAGCGCCGGACGCGTCCTGGCACGGGACCTCGTTTCTCCCTTCGATCTCCCCTTGGCACCGACGGCGGCGATGGACGGCTATGCGGTGAGAGCATCCGAGCTGGGCGAGGAGGGTCGGGCGTTCTCCGTCGCAGGGACGGCCGCGGCGGGAGCTCCCTTTGCCGGCGTTCCGCCGGAAGGGAGTTGCGTGCGCATTTTCACGGGGGCGGTTCTGCCGGAGGGGACCGACTTGGTGATCCCTCAAGAAGAAGTTGTTCTTCACGGCGACCGAGTAATCTTGCCCGCGGGCCGGCGGGCGGGGGAAAACGTGCGGGCAAGAGGAGAGAGCTTCTTGCGGGGCCAGGAGTTATTGCGCGCGGGCACCCGGATCGGCCCCGGGGCGCTCGCGCTGCTCGCCGCCGCCGGACAGGACACGGTCCCGGTCTATCCCAAGCTTCGCGTCGGGCTCCTCTGCACCGGCCGGGAGCTGCGGCCAGTCGGTGCACCTCTCCGCCACGGGGAGATCTACGACAGCAATCGGGCCTTTCTCTCCTCCGCGCTCGCCGAGCTCGGGGTCGTGCTGGTCGATGAGGGAATCGTCGATGACGATAGCCGAGTTTTGGAGGAGAGGCTCGATGCTCTCGCGGAAAAGGCCGATCTGCTGGTAACCACCGGCGGGGTCTCCGCCGGGGAAAGCGATTACGTCGGCAAGCTCCTCGCGGAGCGGAACGCCGTCGTCATCCGGCAGATCGCGGTCAAGCCCGGGCGCCCCTTTCTCTTCGCCCGGTGGAGAGGCAAACCCCTATTCGGCCTGCCCGGAACGCCCGCTGCGGTCTTCGTCCTCTACTACGATCTGATCCGCCCGCGGGTCCGATCGGCCATGGGGGAGAGAGAGCCGGTAGAAAGGGCGCGGCTGCCCGCGCTTTCCCGGATTCCGAAGAAAGCGGGCCGCACGGAGTATTGGGCGGGTCGCCTCGCCCTCGGGACGAAGGGAGAGGCCGCCTTCGCCCCCGTCAGCACGGTCGATGCCGCGGGATTTCTTCCCGCCGCCGCCGCGGATCTCCTCGCTCTCCTGCCGGAGGAGTCGGAATGCGTCGAGGTCGGCGAGCCGGTCGAGGTGATCTTTTTGCCGAAGTAA